The following is a genomic window from Sphingorhabdus sp. Alg231-15.
CACCAGCAGGCTTTGCACCATTGGCCATTGGCCTGGGTCTAACATTGATCCATCTCATCAGTATTCCAGTAACCAACACGTCCGTTAATCCGGCGCGAAGCACTGGTCCCGCACTGATCGAAGGCGGTATCGCTTTGTCTCAGCTTTGGATATTCTGGGTCGCGCCCATCATCGGTGCGGTGTTGGCTGGCATTACGTATAAATTTGTTGGCGGTGACGGCCAGAATGTTGGTGGCACGAAAGACTAATATTCTCATCAACATATAATGAAAAAGCCAAAGGGCCGGTCTGATGTTCCGGCCCTTTTCGTTGCAAATCGCAATTTTCTGTTTGTCAGGGCCGTTTCGCGACTTATGAAGGAGCGTCGGGAGGGGACAAGATAGGTATATATGGCGGGGCGTAGTCAAAAATATTTGTGTCAAAAGTCGCTGGCCCTGATGGCAACGGCCTTGCTGTTCGGTTGCAGTGGAACCGAGGCAGAGGAACAACCGAAAGACCGAGACCCCATCCCCGCAGCGACGATCACTGTCCAGGCTGCTAGCCAGAATGAAACCATCACCGCCGCAGGTACGGTACGTCTTCGCAGGGAGACAGAATTAGGGTTTACGACATCCGGACAAGTTGCATCGGTACGCTATGAAGAAGGCGACCGAGTAAAACGCGGTGCCACGCTGGCAGCGCTGGATAACAGCACCGTATCCGCCGACCTGGAATCCGCACAGGCAGAGCTGGACCGGACAGAAGCGGATTTTCAAAGGATCAAATCTCTCTTCGCCGATGGCTGGGTCACCAAAGCGCGCCTGGAGCAAGCCGAAGCCGCGATGCGGGCGGCCAAGGCGCGTGTCAACGCGAGCAGTTTTGCTAGTAGAACGTCCCATATTCATGCACCGAGCAATGGCATCATCCTCAGCAGAAATATCGATGCTGGGCAGATTGTGAACGCCGGTACAACCGTTCTGGTCCTCGGTGAAACAGACAAAGGCTTTGTCTTGAAAGTCCCGTTGACCGATGCGGACGCATCCCGTGTTCGGGTGGGCATGCGCGCCAATGTCGCGATATCTGCGGTTTCAGACAAGCCCATCGAGGCTGTGGTTAGCGAAAAGGACGGTCGGGCAGACGAACAGACCGGAACCTTCGAGATCAGCTTTCTGCTACCTGCCAATGAGCGGCTGCGCTCCGGTCAGTTGGGAACCGTTGATATTGAAGTGTCGCGCGATAGTGATGGATCTGTCGCCGTTCCGGCAACTGCAATATTTGGAGTCCGCTCGGGTGAAGGTCTTGTCTATATTGTCGACGAGAAGAAACGAGTCAAAGCGCGCAATGTGGCCATCGGAAAATTGACCGACAACAATCTGGAAATAACCTCAGGATTGGCAGAAGGTGATGTTGTGGTTGCGCGCGGTGTCGAAAAATTGCGCGATGGCAACGTCATCAAGCCGATCAGAACGAAAAAATGAATTGGACCCGATATCCTTTGGTGAGAATTCCATAGATGCTCGCTAAATTCGTCATAGAGCGTTGGCAGCTGTCCCTTATCCTGTTCTCGCTGCTCGTAGTTTTGGGCATCAGCGCCCTGTCGAATATTACGAGGGCCGTTGATCCCCATTTTCCCATTCCGGTTGTCAGCATCATCGCGATCCTACCCGGTGCGGATGCACAGGATATGGAAGAGACCGTCGCCAAGCCGATCGAGGAGGCTGTGCAAAGCCTGGATGATATAAAGGAAGTCCGCTCCAACAGCACCGATGGTGGCAGCACAATCACAGTCGAATTTACCGATTGGACGGGGGATGTAGAGGGCTATTTTGACGATGTTGTCCGGGAAGTTAATGCCATTCGTGAGACATTGCCCCAAAATCTCCAACGTCTGGAATTTCGAAAGGTTCGCACCACCGAAGCTGCAGTGTTGCAACTCGCACTGGTCAGTGAAACCGCATCTTGGCGAAGGCTGGACAAATATGCCGACGATCTCGTTGATAATCTAACCCGCTATCCCGGCGTCCGCGAAGCGAGGATATTTGGTCTGCCGCAACCAGAAATCAGCGTCGAGATTGATTCAGCGCGCTTGTCAGAGCTGCAAGTCCCTGCGAGCGCGGTTGCCGATGCTTTGAAACAAGGCGGGATAGAGCTTCCCGGTGGAGCCGTGCAAAGTGGTAATCGACGACTCAATGTCAAAGCGGGTGGCGCTTTTCGCAGCCTGGAAACCATTCGAAATTTGCCGCTCCGCGCAGCGGAAGGCGCATTGCTGACCGTTCAGGATGTAGCAACCGTCAAATGGGGCGCGGCGGAGCAAATTTACCGCACACGGCATAATGGCAAACGGGCAGTAATTGTAACCGCAACCCAAAAGGACGGCGTTGATGTAACCCGGCTGAGGAAAGAATTAGACACAGAACTGACCTATCAGCGGGCTACCTTGCCTCCGGATATTAAGCTGGCACTACAATTTGATCAGAGCCGCGACGTCACGCGCCGGTTGAATGAATTGACACGCGATTTTGCAATTGCCGTCGGGTTGGTGATTTTTACCTTATTACCGCTTGGTCGGCGCGCATCGGCAATGGTGATGATTTCGATTCCATTGTCATTGGCATCAGGTCTGCTCGTTCTCTATGCAATGGGTTATAATCTTAGCCAGCTTTCCATCGCCGGTTTCATTGTCTCATTGGGCCTGTTGGTCGATGACTCTATTGTCGTTACAGAGAATATCGCACGCCATTTGCGGATGGGAAAAACGCGAACGCAGGCAGCCATCGAAGCCACTTTGGAGATCCGCGGCGCTGTTATCGGATCCACTTTCGTTCTTATCTTCGCTTTTGCGCCGCTTCTCTTCCTGCCAGGTGGAGCCGGCTCGTATACCCGTTCTTTTTATCTCGCGATTATGATGACCGTCGCGGCATCGCTGGTCATTTCACTATCCTTAATCCCGTTTCTGGCTAGCCGAATGTTACGCCGGGACGAAAATCCAGAGGGCAATGCCCTTTTGCGTTGGTTGAACGACAGAATCCAAACCTTCTACAGCCCGCTCTTGCATATCGCTTTGGGTGCGCCGCGGCGGACTGTGTTTCTTGCCATGATGCTATGCATATCGGCCTTTGCACTTGTCCCCTTAATGGGTTTCTCGCTTTTCCCAAATTCGGATTCCCCTTATTTCCGGGTTTCGGTGGAAACCGAACAGGGCAGCAGCTTGAATCAAACTGATCAGGTTGTCAGTCAGGTCGCAAAAATCATGGAGGCTGAACCATCGATCAAAGTCCGGGCCGAGAATATCGGTGCCGGAAACCCGCAGGTCTTTTACAATATTTTTGTCAGTGCCGAACGCACCAACTATGGTGAAGTGCTGGCGGTGCTCGATGAATGGGATGCAGATGACGGGCCGGAATTGATCGAACGCTTGCGAACAAAATTTGATGCTATCGCGGGCGCCCGCATAAAATTGGAACCCTTTCAAAATGGCCCGCCGATTGAAGCGCCAGTGGCCATTGAGATATCGGGGCCACAGCTGGATGTCTTGAAAGACCTGGCCGGGCAGGTTGAGGATATCTTGCGCGACACAAGCGGCGCGAGAGACATTGATAACCCGATCAGGACAGATAAAATCGATCTTGATATCGGATTGGACGAGAGAAAGGCGGCACTGCTTAATATCCCGCCAGGCGAGGCACGCAGGGCTATTCAATTGGCGATAAGCGGCGAACGCGCAGCGACTTTTCGAGATGAAGAAGGCGATAATTATCCGGTAACGGTTCGCTTGCCGTTAAATGGAACGCAACCAGTTTCTGTCTTGGATGATATTTACCTAGCCACACGCGGCGGTGATCCAGTCGCATTGTCCCAAGTCACCAATCCAAAGCTGACCAACGTGCCTCCGCAAATCCAACGCCGCCAGTTGGAGCGATCCGTTACGGTTACAGCGCAGCTCGAATATAATGAAGTAGCATCCATCGTAACCAATGATGCAGTAAAGGAAATTCAAAAAATTGATTTTCCAGAGGGCTATTCTTTCTCCGTTGGCGGGGAAAGCGAGTCTATTGGTGACACATTCGGCGATCTGGGACCGATTGTCTTCACAGCCATTCTTTTCATTATGGCGATTCTGGTTGCTGAATTTGGTCGCTTCAGAGAGACAGTCGTGGTTGCAGGTGTTATTCCGTTGGGCACATTTGGCGGATTAATTGCCCAATATCTGACTGGCGATGCGCTTAGTTTCATGGGTGTAATCGGCTTTATTGCTTTGATTGGCATAGAGATAAAAAACTCCATTCTGCTCGTCGACTTTACCGCCCAGTTGCGCGAACGAGGGATGCCTTTGCGGGAAGCTATTGAAAAAGCCGGTGAGGTCCGGTTTTTGCCAGTCTTATTGACATCCGTTACCGCAATTGGTGGTTTATTGCCTTTGGCCTTGCTGGGCGGAACACTTTACGCACCGGTTGCGATCATTATTATCGGCGGCTTGATAAGCTCGACCTTGCTTTCCCGCGTTGTGACCCCAGCTATGTATTTGCTTATCGCGCGGCGTGATGAGGAAAAGAAAAATGGTGGCACCCCTGCTCCCGACCAAGTAGCGCCCGCCTAAAAGGAGTTTGTGACAATGCAGGAAGCGATTTTTGCCGGCGGCTGTTTCTGGTGCACAGAAGCGGTGTTCAATGACATTGCTGGTGTGCACAGCGTCGAAAGCGGCTATATTGGCGGGGAGAATGCCAATCCCACTTATCGGCAGGTCTGTTCCGGCACGACCGGTCATGCAGAAGGAATCAAAATCGGATTTGATCCTGAAGAGGTGAGCTATGACGACCTGCTCGATATTTTCTTTGCGACCCATGATCCGACCCAGCTGAACCGGCAGGGCAATGACATCGGAACGCAGTATAGATCGGCTATCTTCCCTTTGGATGATGATCAGCGCGCTGCGGCTGTCGCGGGCATAGAACGGGCGGGCGCAGAGCGTTCGGAACCCGTTGTAACCACGATAGAAGGGCCGGCAACCTGGTATGTGGCAGAGGATTATCATCAGCAATATTGGGCGGACGAAGGACGCGGTAATCCTTATTGCGTGGCGACTATCCCTCCGAAATTGCAGAAGTTACGAACCAGTTTTGCGGACAAATTGAAGGATTAAAGCCATTTCCATGAAACCGATCAAAAAAGCTGTTTTCCCTGTCGCCGGCATGGGTACGCGCTTCCTGCCTGCGACCAAGGTCATGCCGAAGGAACTCTTCCCGATCGTTGACCGTCCGCTGCTGCAATATGCAGTAGATGAAGCGCTGGAAGCCGGGATCGAGCAGATGATCTTCGTCAATGGGCGCGGCAAGGGAATGATCGAAGATCATTTTGATCTCGCCTATGAGCTGGAACGCACTATGGACGACCGAGGCAAGAATGGCTCAGTGCTCAATGGAACGCGCCTGACACCCGGCAACAGCGTCTTTGTCCGACAACAGGAACCGCTCGGGCTGGGTCACGCAATTTGGTGCGCGCGCGATATTATCGGAGACGAGCCGTTTGCTATCTTCCTGCCTGATGAATTCATGGTTGGTAGCCCTGGTTGCATGAAGCAGATGGTCGATGCTTATGACAAGCTGGGCGGCAATATCGTCTGTGCTCTGGAAATCCCAATTGAGGATACTCCCTCCTATGGGGTGATTGATCCCGGCTATCGCGATGGTCCGATCACCGAAGTCAAAGGCCTAGTCGAGAAACCAGCCGCAGGCACGGCGCCATCCAATTTGATCCTGCCGGGCCGCTATATCTTGCAGCCCGAAGTGATGCGGATATTGGAAACACAGGAAGCGGGCGCCGGAGGCGAAATCCAGCTGACCGATGCCATGGCGCAAATGATCGGCAAACAGCCCTTTCACGGCATGACCTTTGATGGCGCCCGGTATGATTGCGGATCGAAGGCCGGCTATGTTGAAGCCAATCTGGCACTGGCGTTGGCGCATCCGGAAATTGGCGATGACATCCGCATTGTCGCCGAAAAATTGCTGGCAAAGTCATAAGCTTGTAAAGTCTGGCCCCATTGTTCAGCCGGTCTTCATTCAGCAGAGCGCAAGGGGTCGACCGAGGAGATCATCCATGCGCCTATCATCGATATTCATATCATCGCTTGCCCTCACCATGCTGAGCGGCTGCGTCGCCAGCAAAATCGTTACGGCTCCGTTCAAGGCCGCAGGCACGGTTGTCGAAACTGCAGTGGATGCCTCTACCCAGACCGAGTCTGAGAGGGAGGAAGATCTTGGTCGCAAGGTGCTCGCAGAACGCAAGCGGGAACGGGATGCCTGCCTTGACCAAGCGGAGACCAAGGAAGAGCGTAAAGAATGCAAGCGCGCCTATAAAGACGATTAAACCGGACCAGCGGCTACTTGGCCGCGTTCGCCGCGAGCAAGGGCGGTGCAAACTTGCCTGCAACCGGCTCCATTTGCTTCATTTTTGCTATTTCCTCATCAAATAATTTCACGCGTTTCTTCCAGCGATAATGGGTAGATGCGGAAAAAATGCCCTTGCCATGCTGCTTGCCATAGCGAGTCCAGAACCGGATCGCAGCCTGCGGATCATAACCGGCATTGGCCATCAGCCAGACTGATAGCCGATCCGCCTCTATCTCTGCGGCCTTGATCCTTTTTGCACTTTTGCCGAACTGGCCGAAAAAACCGCGATTGACCTTTTGCGCATTCAGACGCTCGCGATGTTTCAACAGGTTATGGGCCAGTTCATGGGCCGCAATCGCGGCGAGTTCGTCATCACTGCGCACATATTCAGCAAGCGTCGATGAAATGCTGACTATTTTTCCGTCAGCGGATGCTTCGCGCTTCGTGCTCACCCGGATTTGAAACTGGCTGGGACATGTCGTTCTGGGTGCGAGGATGACTTGTTGGCTAATGCCACCGCGCTGAATCGTCAGTACCGCCTCACCGTCGACAGCCGCCTCTATCAGCTTCGCCTTCACGGCCGCAATCTGCCGATATTCCGGCTTTTCATTGCTCAGTTTTTCGGTGTCTGCAGCAATATCCTGCACCGCTATCCCGTCAATGGCGGTCAGGCCATCACCGACTGCCAGTTCCGCAACGGCAGCCGGGCTATCGGGTGCAACGGCATTAATGGCGATCGGGCTTGAAAAGCCGAGGGCAATGCGAGCGGTATCTTGGTCGCCATATTGTTGCAGATCATGCAGCAGGATGCCGAGATGCGGAACCGTCTCCTTGCAAAATTCTGCGTTGGCCGCGACCAACCGATAGCCGGTGGCATGCATGCGCTGGTCAAGCCGCTGCAAGGATTGAAGCGCCTGCACGGCTTGAGAATCGATTGCCTGGCCTTCCACTGACTGTGCAGTGCCTGACTCCGGTTGCGCGACCAGAGTGAAGACAGAAAGAAGGCATAAAAAACGCAACATATGCCTCATCTACCCGAACCCGCCTTTCACGCCGTTGAACGCCAGATCAGCGCCTGCCTCTTCAAGATTGAGGAAGGCCATCACGAGCGCCACACAAATCAGGACGGCAGCCGCTACATATTTGAAAATATCTTGCACCCGGTCGGCACTGCCCAGGCTGCGTGCTCTGGATGCCAGCGCGGCGTAGAAGGTCAGACCCGCAGTTTCGGTCAATATGGTCAGTCCTGCCAATATGCCGAATTGCACCCACAAATTGCCGGTCGGATCAACGAAAGGTGGGATGATCACGGTGTAGAAGAAAAGCGCTTTAGGGTTGGACATATGCACAGCCAGACCGCTCAGAAATCCGCGTTTAAACCCCTCAGCGGTGGCTGCAGATCCACTGAGATTCTGGCTCGCACCGCGGAGCATGGCGATGCCCAGCCAAGCCAGATAGGCCACGCCTAGCCAACGCAAGACAGCATAGGCCGATGGGAACGCTTGAATCATCGCGATCAGACCAAAGGCGGTCAGCGCGTACCAGATGAAATTCCCCACGTTAATCCCGACAATCGGTCCGAGCGCACCGCGCATACCGCCTTGTCGCCCCGCAGGCAGGGCATGGCTAACCGTCACCATGGTCGCCGGCCCCGGCGTGAAACAGAAGGTCAGGTCGGTAATCAGGAAAAGCAATAGGGTCTCGAGCGGCATATCAGACAGGTTCGCTGGGCTTAATATGAACGAGTTTATACGGTTTCGACACAGAATCGCACAAAAGTCATTGCCCCTTTTTTCCGGCGGTGGAATGTGCCCATGCTGCCGACCATCGCTTTCCTGTTATGTATGAAACCATATAGAAACCACCTGATGTAGGACAGAAGATTTTACCGGTGCGGTTTTGATCAGCGAAGATGCTTCTT
Proteins encoded in this region:
- a CDS encoding efflux RND transporter permease subunit, producing the protein MLAKFVIERWQLSLILFSLLVVLGISALSNITRAVDPHFPIPVVSIIAILPGADAQDMEETVAKPIEEAVQSLDDIKEVRSNSTDGGSTITVEFTDWTGDVEGYFDDVVREVNAIRETLPQNLQRLEFRKVRTTEAAVLQLALVSETASWRRLDKYADDLVDNLTRYPGVREARIFGLPQPEISVEIDSARLSELQVPASAVADALKQGGIELPGGAVQSGNRRLNVKAGGAFRSLETIRNLPLRAAEGALLTVQDVATVKWGAAEQIYRTRHNGKRAVIVTATQKDGVDVTRLRKELDTELTYQRATLPPDIKLALQFDQSRDVTRRLNELTRDFAIAVGLVIFTLLPLGRRASAMVMISIPLSLASGLLVLYAMGYNLSQLSIAGFIVSLGLLVDDSIVVTENIARHLRMGKTRTQAAIEATLEIRGAVIGSTFVLIFAFAPLLFLPGGAGSYTRSFYLAIMMTVAASLVISLSLIPFLASRMLRRDENPEGNALLRWLNDRIQTFYSPLLHIALGAPRRTVFLAMMLCISAFALVPLMGFSLFPNSDSPYFRVSVETEQGSSLNQTDQVVSQVAKIMEAEPSIKVRAENIGAGNPQVFYNIFVSAERTNYGEVLAVLDEWDADDGPELIERLRTKFDAIAGARIKLEPFQNGPPIEAPVAIEISGPQLDVLKDLAGQVEDILRDTSGARDIDNPIRTDKIDLDIGLDERKAALLNIPPGEARRAIQLAISGERAATFRDEEGDNYPVTVRLPLNGTQPVSVLDDIYLATRGGDPVALSQVTNPKLTNVPPQIQRRQLERSVTVTAQLEYNEVASIVTNDAVKEIQKIDFPEGYSFSVGGESESIGDTFGDLGPIVFTAILFIMAILVAEFGRFRETVVVAGVIPLGTFGGLIAQYLTGDALSFMGVIGFIALIGIEIKNSILLVDFTAQLRERGMPLREAIEKAGEVRFLPVLLTSVTAIGGLLPLALLGGTLYAPVAIIIIGGLISSTLLSRVVTPAMYLLIARRDEEKKNGGTPAPDQVAPA
- a CDS encoding DUF6726 family protein; this encodes MRLSSIFISSLALTMLSGCVASKIVTAPFKAAGTVVETAVDASTQTESEREEDLGRKVLAERKRERDACLDQAETKEERKECKRAYKDD
- the msrA gene encoding peptide-methionine (S)-S-oxide reductase MsrA, whose product is MQEAIFAGGCFWCTEAVFNDIAGVHSVESGYIGGENANPTYRQVCSGTTGHAEGIKIGFDPEEVSYDDLLDIFFATHDPTQLNRQGNDIGTQYRSAIFPLDDDQRAAAVAGIERAGAERSEPVVTTIEGPATWYVAEDYHQQYWADEGRGNPYCVATIPPKLQKLRTSFADKLKD
- a CDS encoding LysE family transporter; the protein is MPLETLLLFLITDLTFCFTPGPATMVTVSHALPAGRQGGMRGALGPIVGINVGNFIWYALTAFGLIAMIQAFPSAYAVLRWLGVAYLAWLGIAMLRGASQNLSGSAATAEGFKRGFLSGLAVHMSNPKALFFYTVIIPPFVDPTGNLWVQFGILAGLTILTETAGLTFYAALASRARSLGSADRVQDIFKYVAAAVLICVALVMAFLNLEEAGADLAFNGVKGGFG
- a CDS encoding UTP--glucose-1-phosphate uridylyltransferase; amino-acid sequence: MSMKPIKKAVFPVAGMGTRFLPATKVMPKELFPIVDRPLLQYAVDEALEAGIEQMIFVNGRGKGMIEDHFDLAYELERTMDDRGKNGSVLNGTRLTPGNSVFVRQQEPLGLGHAIWCARDIIGDEPFAIFLPDEFMVGSPGCMKQMVDAYDKLGGNIVCALEIPIEDTPSYGVIDPGYRDGPITEVKGLVEKPAAGTAPSNLILPGRYILQPEVMRILETQEAGAGGEIQLTDAMAQMIGKQPFHGMTFDGARYDCGSKAGYVEANLALALAHPEIGDDIRIVAEKLLAKS
- a CDS encoding efflux RND transporter periplasmic adaptor subunit, with protein sequence MAGRSQKYLCQKSLALMATALLFGCSGTEAEEQPKDRDPIPAATITVQAASQNETITAAGTVRLRRETELGFTTSGQVASVRYEEGDRVKRGATLAALDNSTVSADLESAQAELDRTEADFQRIKSLFADGWVTKARLEQAEAAMRAAKARVNASSFASRTSHIHAPSNGIILSRNIDAGQIVNAGTTVLVLGETDKGFVLKVPLTDADASRVRVGMRANVAISAVSDKPIEAVVSEKDGRADEQTGTFEISFLLPANERLRSGQLGTVDIEVSRDSDGSVAVPATAIFGVRSGEGLVYIVDEKKRVKARNVAIGKLTDNNLEITSGLAEGDVVVARGVEKLRDGNVIKPIRTKK
- a CDS encoding M48 family metallopeptidase, translating into MLRFLCLLSVFTLVAQPESGTAQSVEGQAIDSQAVQALQSLQRLDQRMHATGYRLVAANAEFCKETVPHLGILLHDLQQYGDQDTARIALGFSSPIAINAVAPDSPAAVAELAVGDGLTAIDGIAVQDIAADTEKLSNEKPEYRQIAAVKAKLIEAAVDGEAVLTIQRGGISQQVILAPRTTCPSQFQIRVSTKREASADGKIVSISSTLAEYVRSDDELAAIAAHELAHNLLKHRERLNAQKVNRGFFGQFGKSAKRIKAAEIEADRLSVWLMANAGYDPQAAIRFWTRYGKQHGKGIFSASTHYRWKKRVKLFDEEIAKMKQMEPVAGKFAPPLLAANAAK